In Ovis aries strain OAR_USU_Benz2616 breed Rambouillet chromosome 13, ARS-UI_Ramb_v3.0, whole genome shotgun sequence, the genomic window CATTGAAAGCTGATAAAAATCTGCATTAGTTTCTATCTTGCTTACATAGTAAATTAACATGAGTGTtccataatttatattaattcctaaattgattctgctgttgtttagtcactcagactctgttattgaaatttattttgtattcttaGTACATTGATGcctttcttaacttttttttttttaccacctccttTTCTAATGCTTTATTTACCAAGAATTATTTTGTTGGCAGTTAGGTAACACTcttgtatttctctctctttttttaaaatttactatttatttatttttaccttttgacccctttcatccatttcttccaaccCTTAATCCCACCTCTGGCAAGCACAAATcaattctctgtatctatgagcttgatttttcattgtgtttttttaaattctatatatagAGAAAgcatatgttatttgtctttctcttgtctGGTTAGTTCTACATGTTAACTGTATGGCATGATGGTTTTCCTGGCTGTGTTTGTCTTGCGCAAGACAACTTTGTAGTTGATGTTAATAATGTGGAAAGTGGGGCAAAGTCCAGAGCAAATAATTGTTGACTTTAGTCAATGACAGTTGACGTTTTTAAAGAATatcatatacttttttttccatACATAGATATCAACATGATGGATATTCTTACAACACCATCCATGGCAAAACCTAGACAGGATTATTCGAGAACCCCAGGACAAGTATTATCTCTCATCAGCTCTTTGGGATTTGTAAGTACTCGATAAGAAAAAAACTCACATGATAGGCCCTAACATGATTGCCATTTACATATTAAGCATGTTGCATTACTTCAGCAGTTCATCTACCTAGATGGCATAACAGTCTATGCATTTAGGTGGTGTTTTTGTGACAACAAATCGTAGCATCtgtttttgtcttcctctttttcaTAGCACACACCAGTTGCAGAAGAAAATCACAACTCTGCAAATGTTCTTTCGACTCACGTATCTGAAACATCACCACTTTCTCAAGGACTAACTTGTCCTATGTCCGTAGATCAAAAGGACATTACTCCTTATTCTAGCAAGCTACTAAAATCATGTGAGTATAAAAGAAAGGGTAGTATATTCCATTAAATGTGCCCTTGAGGAACAaagtattttacaattttaaaattctgagtatCAATAATTTTGAAACGCAGACATTCAGATAGCCTGTGGATTTCCTCTGTTTTGTCATGTAAGTGCCATTTCTGACAGGGGTTATTGCAGatctttattgttgctgttggctgcactgggtcttcattgttatgcgcaggctttctctggttgcagggagctggggctactctgtagttgaggtgtgtgggcttctcactgcggtggcttttcttgttgccaagcacaggctctagagccttcgcttagttgctccacagcttgtgggaccttcctggaccagggatcgaactggtgtaccgtccattgcaaggtggattcctaaccactggaccaccagggaagtccctgttgcaGATCTttacatcaacaaaatgaaatgtcAAGCTAATTTTTCAATTAGCTGCAACACTGTAATGATCATTGGGTGAATTTCACTGTATTAAGTCTGTGGAAATCTTGgtggtggtgaagtcgctcagttgtgtccgactcttcgcaaccccatggacttctccatccatgggattctccaggcaagaatactggagtggattgccatttccttctccaggggatcttcccaacccagggatcgaacccgggtctcccacattggaggcagacgctttaacttctgagccaccagggaagcccaattggaGAAGATACAGTAATACTGTGTGCCTTtataaaatgatttctaaaaGGTTCTGAAATTAAAGTCAAGATGATATAGCTTTAGTATTAtacaataaaagacaaaagtcAAAAGTAAAGGAAGCAAGTGGAAAATCTGTATAGCACTTAACCTCACCCTCTAACTTATCAACAGTGGACAGTTTAGTTCTGTGCATGCGTATTTTCTTCATCTTAGAAATGTGAATAATGATCCTCTAAAGAGTAATTAGTGTTCGTTGTTTTCATAGATGCTACTTTATTGTGAATTTGGTCCTCAATTCTGTATATATcttggatggatagatagaccGAAAGGAAGAATTGCCTcctttttacaaatgagaacaaAAGAGTCTCACTTTAAGTTCAGGAGCAAAAAGTTTTAGCATCATTAGTTGTTTATCAGATACAGGAACTTGTATTATATAGATGGTGCTGCTTTCTGGCACTGGCTCACACTTAGCAAAGTCACTATTATTTCTTTTACCCAGTAGTATAAAGAAGTCCCTATGGATGTATATAATTCCACACTGGTAAGCATGTAAACCTCAACATTAAAAGAAAGCACTGGTTTTAATTAAATACAAATTGAATTAAGTAAGAGTAGTCACATTCCAGCCTTTTAGCACATCCAGATTTAGCCCATCAGTATTGAACCTTCATCGAGAAAAGTTTCAAATTGGATAATAGATATTCAAAATGAATTTTCTCCTAATTATAAATTTGCTCCCTGTCctgatttctgctttataaatattgAGAGTTTTGTCTATTAACTTTCAGAACAGTACTTGTTTGTCAGAACAGCCTGAAGCCATCCTTGTAGATGAGATAATGTTTACATAGAAACAGTCCTGATACGAAATATACACTTCCTGCTTAACCCAGTTGCCTGTAAAGATTCAGGATCCGCAGGGAAGTAGGGAAGATGTGGCATAAGTAAGCCTCGGTGTCTCTCTTCCCCACAGGTCCTGAAATGGTTGCCTCCCACCCCGGGATGCCCGTGAAGTGTCTAACTTCCCACCTCCTCCAGTCTAGGAAGAGGCTGGCAACATCCAGCACCAGCAGTCCGTCCCATACCTTCATATCCAGCATGGACTCCGAGTGCCACAGCAGTCCCAGATGGGAAAAGGATTGCCAGGTCAGAGGGCCACTCACCTTACCCAGAACCAACTGTGTGTAATGATAGAAACACTTGACACCTTTTCATACAAGTTCTGTAAGGGCATGAAACTGTTATGTGAACAGCAGTGAAGATACTCTCCATTTTCCGGTATATTCTGTCAAGTTCTTTTGCAGCATTTCATTTCTCATTCAAATGTGAAATTATTCTTGTTCACTATATgagattacaattttttttaattttttttttaaatttatgttttggtcatactgtgaggcatgtggggggtcttagttccccaaccagggatcaaactcatgatCCCtatattggaagcatggagtcttaaccactggttcaCAAGGAAGTCctccagtttttaatttttgcagtaTATTAATGGTAAATGTTTGGCTTCTAGGCATCTAGatggaattcttttttaaaattctctaccCTAACACAGACATTAGATTGTTGAGTTCTTTTAACCTTTGTCTTATTTTATAACTTATACTACCTCCTTCTATAACTGTTTACTGCCCATTTATCATTTAATGGAATGGTAACTCTTCTGAATCAGAAATAACTTCTAGACCACAAGGGTGATACAGATGTGTCTTTAAAAGTATCTATTCTAAGGAGATTGCTTGCCAAGTGAATAGATACTAAAAGTCATTTTACTTAATTTATGTATTCTATTCTGGGCTTTTAAAAGCTATTAAAGCTGAGAGGAACTAACAATATGATAACCTTTCCTATATAGGATGAGGATAAAATGTTAGATTAGAATTATATTGATaaccaaaggaaaaaatcttTCCACTTGAGAAAATAAATTGGGCTCTATTTGCTCCTTAGTCTCAGCAATATGATTTTCTTCATTACAGTGGCTAAGTCCTAATCActaggccaccaaggaagtcccctgatttttttattgttttttcctccctcttaGGAAAGTGACGATGCAGCAGGCTCTACGATGATGAGTTGGAATACAGTTGAAAAGCCTTTATGCACAAAATCTGTAGATGTCATGGAGACCAAAAGTTTGAATGAAAGGGATCTTGAGTTAGCTCTTTCTCCCATTCACAACAGCAGTGTCGTTCCTGCCACTGGAAACTCTTATGTTAACCTTGCTAAAAAATGTTCTTCAGGGGAAGTTTCTTGGGAAGCAAGAGAACTAGATGTAAATAATATCAACATGACTGCTGACACAAGCCAGTCTTGTTTCCATGAGTCAAATCAGTGGGCTGTGAATTCTGGTGGGATGACTGAAGAGCACCTTGGGAAAAGAAGTTGTAAAAGAATTTTCGAATTAGTTGACTCCAGTCCTCGTCAGGGAATTATACCAAATAAAAAAAGTTGCTTTGAGTATGAGTGTAGTAATGAAATGAGAGATTGTTATACAACTCAAAGGACAGGCTTAACATTTGAAGTCCAGGACCTTAAGCGGTTGGTATACAGAGATCAGCAAAATGACTGTGTGAATAAGGAGAATGTGGGCAATTCTTTTACTGATAAACACCAAACCCCAGAAAAACCACCTGTCCCAATGATAGAAAAAAACCTTATGTGTGAGCTGGATGACGATTGTGACAAGAATAGTAAGAAGGACTACTTAAGTTCTAGTTTCCTGTGTTCTGATGGTGATAGAACTCCTAAAAGTATTCACATGGACTCTGATTCATCTTTTCCTGGAATTTCCATCATGGAAAGTCCATTAGGAGGGCAGTCTTTAGATCTAGATAAAAACATCAAAGAATCCTCTTTGGAAGAATCAAATATTGAAGACCTACTTCCTATATCACCCAGCTGCCAAGAAAGTACCTTGCCAAAAGGTGTTGAGTGCCCTACCATCCAAGACAGCAACCAAAAAATGTTGGCTCCTTCTTCAGAGGTCTTAAAACCATTAACCTCTAAAAGAAATGCTGTGGCATTTCGGAGTTTTAACAGTCACATTAATGCTTCCAATAGCTCCGAACCTTCTAAGATGAGCGTCACTTCTTTAGATATGATGGATATTTCGTGTGCCTATAGTGGGTCATATCCCACGGCTATCACCCCTACTCAGAaagaaagatcctacatgccatatCAGGTATGTTACCACTGGACACTCCATGCTGTATCAGGTATGTTATCACTTGCTAATGTGTGGTCCTttagattttagaaaaataaactatgaCACTGGACTATATAATAATCAAATGGTTTTGTTCTGCTTATTGGGAATCTGTGGCTCTGTGGAGGTTTTACAGAAAGGTGAAGCCGATAGCAGTGTTTGGCATTTTTAATTCCAGTGCCTCCTTCATTTGTATTGTCCTGCATACTTTCACATATTTACATTTCACATGTTTACATATTGACAATCACATTTTCACTTGATCACGTAACTCtgagatacaaaataaaataaaatccatctaCTTTACTGCCTTCTAAGGACATATTAGATGATCTCTTTTCTTTGTAAAGGagagttgaaaaataaaatttttttttcctctaaactgttatcttttaaaacccaaagtttctgtttttttcttcctttggagAGACATCTTAATATAGAAAGTGCACACCTGGAATGTAGGGTTACAAGACTTGAGTTTGCTATTTAGAGCTTAGTGAGGGACTTAAAAATTCTTACCTTCAGAGCCTGTGTCTGCCACCTGTCCTGGTCCAACAGAGTCCTTGTGAGAcaacaaaatatcttaaaaacatAAATGCCAGTTGGCACCAAAGGTTATTTGCATATAGTTCTATCCTATGCATTGTCCTAATAATTCAATCATTTTTCAGCTGTAGCCTCCCTCCAGGACACTTTGTAAGCTTGTATTGATCCATCCTATCAAGAAATTTTTctcatggatttttttcattgtttcttgcATATCCAGACCTTATTGAAATAACTGGTATTATAATGCTAAGCAATTGAATTACATTATTATCATTAGGATTTTTTAAGTAAGACTTTTCATAATTAGTTCTGAGACCATTTCCAAAGCTGATCAAGGACTTGACTATTTTTCATGCCCAGCAGCCTAGCTTTTCTTTGGTGTAAGCATTTCTGTTCACTGTGAAAGGAATGAAGGTATTTATTGTGCCTTAAACTCTTGAAATTAGCAGACCCCAAATCAGGTCAAATCAGAAACTCCATACCGAACTCCAAAGAGTGTGAGAAGAGGGGCAGCCCCAGTGGATGACGGGCGAATCCTGGGAACACCAGACTACCTCGCACCCGAGCTGCTGTTAGCCAGGGCCCATGGTAAGGCGCACGCGTCTTGAATTTTTGAAGTATCTATCATTATAGTTTCTTTTGAGATAAGTTGTGTTAAATTTCTTTAGAACTTAGAGTGCCTAAGGTAAAATAAGATGAGATCGTGCAGTACTCTTTTTCTCACATGCATGGTGTTTATTATAGTAAATAAAGACACACGGCCATTCATTCTCAGCCTGCTGGTTTAGTCTCAGTGACCCAGAGAAGCCCCACCTTCCACCCCCTCTACTGTCTTTGTTCTAAATGTCTTCCCAGGTCTATTCTTGTCTGGTTTCAGGAATACAAAATTAGTCCTGCACTTCCGTTCAGTCTGCAGATGCCTCTTCCTGTTCAGAGCCTGCACTCACTATATCCTCACCAGAGGGGTCTAGCCAGAGAGGAACCATCCCTCAAAAAgcaacacagaaataaaagttcCTCTGGGCACTTAACTAGTTTTTGGGCATTTTCCCTTTTGCTAAGTCACAGCTTTCCTAGCTCATTTCCTATATTACCATTTATACATTTTCTCAAATCAATACAGTATGAATGGAAACCTCAGATGGCAAGGTTTACTTGATAAAATCTTGCCACTCTTTTAGTGGGACATCTATTTATCATAGCTAGCTagtgaaatgttctaaaatttttatttcccataAAAGTAACTTgacatatagtttttaaaataaataatagagagcaatttatcattttaaagacAACAATAACAATTCCCTGCTCTCTAACTACTAAGGGGACTTAGGGACCCCAGCCTGAGTTTCCATAGCTGCTTATTTTAATACATATGTCTGTTTCAGCTCTCTTATATTTGTAGTAAAATTACCTGAATTATTGCTCCCAGAGTAGGCTGTTTTCTACTTGGGAAAAGCTCTCTTCTTCATCTTTTATCACTTGTATCAGGCACACTGCCTGGCTTCTAGTTCAATAAATGACATAAAAATGAACTTACAACTTTCAAACAATGTACCTAATTCCTGTTTTCTTACATGCAGGATTTCTGACTTCAGGTGAGTGAATTTCTCCATAAAGGAACGTGGCAAAGCACATTTATCTGAACAGTCAAAGTCTAACTAGATCACATTGCAtgaaaaatttttcttaatttcagctCACTTATGAAATACaaaatgagcttcccaggtggcgctggtggtaatgaacccagctgccagtgcaggagatataagagatccctgggttcaaaccctgggtcgcgaagatcctctggagaagggcacgacaacccactccagtattcttgcctggagaatcccgtagacagagaaTTCTGGtggcctacaatccatggggtcataaagagtcagacatgactgaagcaacttggcatgcacacagcGTGTACATGTTTCTCTTTATCCcatgaaatacaaaaatgaactgtCTTCTGAGCAAGAAGACATCCAGAGAGATTGCTCTTCTCTGTGAAAACAAGTGTCAGCATGTGGAATTCTTTTTATTACAACTGAAGAAATAGGcttgataaaaatattaaagttaatAGCTACAAAAGGGCTTGAATTTTCTAAGCCTTCCATTCCATTATTATTGGAAAATAGAGAGGAATTAACAGTATTAACCTACAAATTACAGACATGGATTTTAAACTAGAGAGCCAGTCGTGTAAAACAACTCTGTTCTAGCTATTTATAATTGATAATATGATTTATCACAATACGTGATCTTTTTAGACTCTGACTCACATGTATGGGTATGTATGACATATCCATGGAGAAGTCATGTATGTTTCTGACATGAGTACattttggctgagctgggaaAAGGGTCCTAATTTCTAACCTAAGTAAAATAAAACGCAGGGTTTTTCCTGATTTCCTCCTACTTTCCTGTATTTGGTTATCTGATCTGTTGAAATAATTCTTTCTCAGTGCTGCTTAAAAGGCCTACTAATGGAGGTGGTTTGTATGTTTTTATAGTGATTACAATAGAGATAGAAGCCTGTAGACTGTACCTTGTGTTTCATAGGAAAAATGGGATCATATGGCTTGCAAATAGAAAGGTATTCCAAATGCATGCGATTATTTTTTCTAATGGCAGATTCCACAGTGCTTTcctattgttttttgttttagaggcttttttgtttgtttttctacttgttttaaaatgaaatggtATTTGCTTAACCGCAGTAGTGAATTTTGTGAAACTGACTTTAAAGAGTTAATTTTCAGACAAATTTAGTTCTAGACTAGAATCTCAACTCTTAAGTTTATATTGAAGTTAATCATTTTTGGACTGAAATAAACTTTTGCTTAGGAAACATTTTGTTCGTTCGTAGACATAACTAAGCAAAAGTACAAACCAGATTATAAGGTCTTGTTTAAAATaaacatctaaaaaaaaatctttgtagggaatgccctggtggtctagtggttaggacttggtgctttcactgacaaagcctgggttcagtctctgattggggaactaagatcccacaagcctcatgacatagcccaaaaaataaaaataaaaaaacatctTTGTatagaaatgatgctttcattGAAGGTTTTATTTAGAAATCAGTTTTACCTACTTATTAAGACTTATCATCTAATTCCCTCCTCAAGCTATAGTCTAAATGTTTTTTGTTAAACTAATTTGTCCCCCTCGGTCCTTAAAAAGAGTAAAGCAACATTAAAACACCCTGTAAGTAATGCTTCCCTAGTCACCAGGTTATCCTCCAGTTAGCATTAATATTACTACCTCATCTCATTCCTTTGTAAAACAAGTAGATACAGAATCATCCGAATGTTATTATTTCCTGGTCTGAAACTGAGGAGTACTCTAATTTTAAAGAATACCTTTTAGATTAAATGCATTTCTTCGTTGTGTTTTAGGATTTAGCACAAATAAGTCTCCAGAATATTGGAAGTAATTAATAAATGGCAAAAGataacttttaactttttttttttaatagccacgTTAGTTGTTAATCTAAACTTCTatattcaggacttccctggaggtccaggggttaagactctgcacttccaaatgcagggggtacaggttcaatccctggctggggaactaggatactgcatgccacatggtatagcaaaaaaattttttttaataaataaaaataacaaaactgctATTTTCCAAGAAAAGAATTACCACACTGCCTAAAGGAAGGTAATTTGGGGTTTTATACCTTAAAGAGCCAGAGGAAAACCTTAGGAAGTAAGTCTTTGGGCCTTCATTGTACCCAGATAAAAACATATTAATGTCTTAGTTGATCAAACAATTGTAGAAAATGCTTGCAAGTTCAGCTGCTTCCTCTTAAATTCCAGGTCCTGCAGTAGACTGGTGGGCCCTTGGAGTTTGCTTGTTTGAGTTCCTAACAGGAATTCCCCCTTTCAATGATGAAACACCACAGCAAGTATTCCAGAATATTCTGAAAAGAGGTGATTCTTTTTCTCCTATCTATGAAGATAGATTCATTTATCTCATTTATCCCTGTGTATTGTTCCTTTGACCAATGATGAACATGTTAATTTGTATTTGTAGATATCCCTTGGCCTGAAGGTGAAGAAAAG contains:
- the MASTL gene encoding serine/threonine-protein kinase greatwall isoform X2; the protein is MEPTVGGEMESGDGAATGECVNRIPVPRPPSIEEFTIVKPISRGAFGKVYLGQKGNRLYAVKVVKKADMINKNMTHQVQAERDALALSKSPFIVHLYYSLQSANNVYLVMEYLIGGDVKSLLHIYGYFDEEMAVKYISEVALALDYLHRHGIIHRDLKPDNMLISNEGHIKLTDFGLSKVTLNRDINMMDILTTPSMAKPRQDYSRTPGQVLSLISSLGFHTPVAEENHNSANVLSTHVSETSPLSQGLTCPMSVDQKDITPYSSKLLKSCPEMVASHPGMPVKCLTSHLLQSRKRLATSSTSSPSHTFISSMDSECHSSPRWEKDCQESDDAAGSTMMSWNTVEKPLCTKSVDVMETKSLNERDLELALSPIHNSSVVPATGNSYVNLAKKCSSGEVSWEARELDVNNINMTADTSQSCFHESNQWAVNSGGMTEEHLGKRSCKRIFELVDSSPRQGIIPNKKSCFEYECSNEMRDCYTTQRTGLTFEVQDLKRLVYRDQQNDCVNKENVGNSFTDKHQTPEKPPVPMIEKNLMCELDDDCDKNSKKDYLSSSFLCSDGDRTPKSIHMDSDSSFPGISIMESPLGGQSLDLDKNIKESSLEESNIEDLLPISPSCQESTLPKGVECPTIQDSNQKMLAPSSEVLKPLTSKRNAVAFRSFNSHINASNSSEPSKMSVTSLDMMDISCAYSGSYPTAITPTQKERSYMPYQTPNQVKSETPYRTPKSVRRGAAPVDDGRILGTPDYLAPELLLARAHGFLTSGPAVDWWALGVCLFEFLTGIPPFNDETPQQVFQNILKRDIPWPEGEEKLSDNAQSAVDILLTIDDTKRAGMKELKHHPLFSGVDWENLQHQKMPFIPQPDDETDTSYFEARNNAQHLTVSGFSL
- the MASTL gene encoding serine/threonine-protein kinase greatwall isoform X1, which translates into the protein MEPTVGGEMESGDGAATGECVNRIPVPRPPSIEEFTIVKPISRGAFGKVYLGQKGNRLYAVKVVKKADMINKNMTHQVQAERDALALSKSPFIVHLYYSLQSANNVYLVMEYLIGGDVKSLLHIYGYFDEEMAVKYISEVALALDYLHRHGIIHRDLKPDNMLISNEGHIKLTDFGLSKVTLNRDINMMDILTTPSMAKPRQDYSRTPGQVLSLISSLGFHTPVAEENHNSANVLSTHVSETSPLSQGLTCPMSVDQKDITPYSSKLLKSCPEMVASHPGMPVKCLTSHLLQSRKRLATSSTSSPSHTFISSMDSECHSSPRWEKDCQESDDAAGSTMMSWNTVEKPLCTKSVDVMETKSLNERDLELALSPIHNSSVVPATGNSYVNLAKKCSSGEVSWEARELDVNNINMTADTSQSCFHESNQWAVNSGGMTEEHLGKRSCKRIFELVDSSPRQGIIPNKKSCFEYECSNEMRDCYTTQRTGLTFEVQDLKRLVYRDQQNDCVNKENVGNSFTDKHQTPEKPPVPMIEKNLMCELDDDCDKNSKKDYLSSSFLCSDGDRTPKSIHMDSDSSFPGISIMESPLGGQSLDLDKNIKESSLEESNIEDLLPISPSCQESTLPKGVECPTIQDSNQKMLAPSSEVLKPLTSKRNAVAFRSFNSHINASNSSEPSKMSVTSLDMMDISCAYSGSYPTAITPTQKERSYMPYQQTPNQVKSETPYRTPKSVRRGAAPVDDGRILGTPDYLAPELLLARAHGFLTSGPAVDWWALGVCLFEFLTGIPPFNDETPQQVFQNILKRDIPWPEGEEKLSDNAQSAVDILLTIDDTKRAGMKELKHHPLFSGVDWENLQHQKMPFIPQPDDETDTSYFEARNNAQHLTVSGFSL
- the MASTL gene encoding serine/threonine-protein kinase greatwall isoform X3 produces the protein MEPTVGGEMESGDGAATGECVNRIPVPRPPSIEEFTIVKPISRGAFGKVYLGQKGNRLYAVKVVKKADMINKNMTHQVQAERDALALSKSPFIVHLYYSLQSANNVYLVMEYLIGGDVKSLLHIYGYFDEEMAVKYISEVALALDYLHRHGIIHRDLKPDNMLISNEGHIKLTDFGLSKVTLNRDINMMDILTTPSMAKPRQDYSRTPGQVLSLISSLGFHTPVAEENHNSANVLSTHVSETSPLSQGLTCPMSVDQKDITPYSSKLLKSCPEMVASHPGMPVKCLTSHLLQSRKRLATSSTSSPSHTFISSMDSECHSSPRWEKDCQESDDAAGSTMMSWNTVEKPLCTKSVDVMETKSLNERDLELALSPIHNSSVVPATGNSYVNLAKKCSSGEVSWEARELDVNNINMTADTSQSCFHESNQWAVNSGGMTEEHLGKRSCKRIFELVDSSPRQGIIPNKKSCFEYECSNEMRDCYTTQRTGLTFEVQDLKRLVYRDQQNDCVNKENVGNSFTDKHQTPEKPPVPMIEKNLMCELDDDCDKNSKKDYLSSSFLCSDGDRTPKSIHMDSDSSFPGISIMESPLGGQSLDLDKNIKESSLEESNIEDLLPISPSCQESTLPKGVECPTIQDSNQKMLAPSSEVLKPLTSKRNAVAFRSFNSHINASNSSEPSKMSVTSLDMMDISCAYSGSYPTAITPTQKERSYMPYQQTPNQVKSETPYRTPKSVRRGAAPVDDGRILGTPDYLAPELLLARAHGPAVDWWALGVCLFEFLTGIPPFNDETPQQVFQNILKRDIPWPEGEEKLSDNAQSAVDILLTIDDTKRAGMKELKHHPLFSGVDWENLQHQKMPFIPQPDDETDTSYFEARNNAQHLTVSGFSL
- the MASTL gene encoding serine/threonine-protein kinase greatwall isoform X4 — translated: MEPTVGGEMESGDGAATGECVNRIPVPRPPSIEEFTIVKPISRGAFGKVYLGQKGNRLYAVKVVKKADMINKNMTHQVQAERDALALSKSPFIVHLYYSLQSANNVYLVMEYLIGGDVKSLLHIYGYFDEEMAVKYISEVALALDYLHRHGIIHRDLKPDNMLISNEGHIKLTDFGLSKVTLNRDINMMDILTTPSMAKPRQDYSRTPGQVLSLISSLGFHTPVAEENHNSANVLSTHVSETSPLSQGLTCPMSVDQKDITPYSSKLLKSCPEMVASHPGMPVKCLTSHLLQSRKRLATSSTSSPSHTFISSMDSECHSSPRWEKDCQESDDAAGSTMMSWNTVEKPLCTKSVDVMETKSLNERDLELALSPIHNSSVVPATGNSYVNLAKKCSSGEVSWEARELDVNNINMTADTSQSCFHESNQWAVNSGGMTEEHLGKRSCKRIFELVDSSPRQGIIPNKKSCFEYECSNEMRDCYTTQRTGLTFEVQDLKRLVYRDQQNDCVNKENVGNSFTDKHQTPEKPPVPMIEKNLMCELDDDCDKNSKKDYLSSSFLCSDGDRTPKSIHMDSDSSFPGISIMESPLGGQSLDLDKNIKESSLEESNIEDLLPISPSCQESTLPKGVECPTIQDSNQKMLAPSSEVLKPLTSKRNAVAFRSFNSHINASNSSEPSKMSVTSLDMMDISCAYSGSYPTAITPTQKERSYMPYQTPNQVKSETPYRTPKSVRRGAAPVDDGRILGTPDYLAPELLLARAHGPAVDWWALGVCLFEFLTGIPPFNDETPQQVFQNILKRDIPWPEGEEKLSDNAQSAVDILLTIDDTKRAGMKELKHHPLFSGVDWENLQHQKMPFIPQPDDETDTSYFEARNNAQHLTVSGFSL